GTCGCGCAGCATAGCCTCCGCGGACACGGTGGTCAGGCGCTCGTCGCACAGACGCACCGGCACGGGGGCGATCCGACGGGCCAGCTGGGCGGCGAAGAGCCGCACCTTCGCGGCCGAGGGACCCTCCCCGCCGGACAGCGAGCGGGGCAGCCCCATCACCACCTCCACGGCCTCCTCCTCGGCGAGGATCTCGACGAGCCGGGCGAGGTCGCCACGACCGCGCTTGACCGTCTCCACCGGGGTGGCGAGGAAGCCGGACGGGTCGCTGCGCGCGACCCCGATCCGGGCGTCCCCCGGATCGAGGCCGAGCCGTACGCCGTGGCGCATCAGGCCCCGGCTGCGCGGGCGATCTCGGTGATCACCAGCGCCAGCGCCTCGTCGATCCGCGAGGCGTCGGTGCCGCCACCCTGCGCGACGTCGTCCTTGCCGCCGCCCTTGCCGCCGACCAGCGGGCCGATCGCACGGACCAGGCCGTTGGCGCTGATGCCGCGGCTGCGGGCCTCGTCGTTGACGGCCGCGACCACGGCGACCTTCCCGTCGACGGCCCCGATGACCACGACGGCACCCGGCTGCCCGGCGGGCAGCCGGCCACGGACGTCGAGCGCCAGCGTGCGCACGTCCCCGCCGCCGGCGCCGTCGGCTCGGTGGGCCACGACCTGGACGCCGTTCACGTCCTGCGCCGCGGCCGCGAGCTGTCCCGCCGCGGCGAGCAGCTGGCCGACGCGGACCTTCTCGATCTCCTTCTCGGCGGACTTCAGCTTCTCGACGAGGTCGCCGACCCGGCCGACCAGGTCGTCGGGCTGCGTCTTGAGCAGGCCGGTCAGCTGCGCGACCACGTCCCGCTCGCGGGCGAGGTAGGCGAAGCCCTCGACGCCCGTCAGCGCCTCGATGCGCCGGTTGCCGGAGCCGACCGAGGACTCGCCGGTGAGCACGATCGTGCCGATCTGCGAGGAGTGGTCGACGTGGGTGCCGCCGCAGAGCTCGCGCGACCAGGGGCCGCCGATCTCGACGACCCGCACCTGGGTGTTGTCGTAGGTCTCGCCGAAGAGCGCGATCGCGCCCCAGTCCTTGGCCTCCGACAGCGTCATGTACTGCCAGCCCACGGGCAGGTCGGCGCGCAGCGCCTGGTTCGAGACCTGCTCGAGGTCGTGCAGCTGCTCGGGCGAGAGGCCCGAGGTCCAGCCGAAGTCGAGCCGCAGGTAGCCGGGCCGGTTGTAGGAGCCGGACTGCAGCGCCGTGGGCCCGAGCACCTCGCGCAGCGCGGCGTGCACGACGTGGGTGCCGGAGTGCGCCTGGCGCGCACCGGTCCGCCAGTCCGGGTCGACCCGGGCGTGCAGGGGGCTCCCGGGGACGAACTCGCCGTCGAGCACGCGCACCTGGTGCACGACGAGGCCGCGCACCGGCCGCTGCACGTCGAGGACCTCGAGGCTGCCGCCGTCGAAGGTGATCGTGCCGGCGTCCGCGACCTGACCGCCCGACTCGGCGTAGAACGGCGTGCGGTCGAGGACGAGCTCGCCGACCTGGCCGGCCGTCAGCGCCGGGGTCGGCGCGCCGCCGCTCAGCAGCGCGAGCGCCGAGGACTCGGTCTCGAGGGTCTCGTAGGCCAACCAGGTGGTCGGACCGTGCGCGTCGAGGATGCCGCGGTAGACGGACGTGTCGGCGTGCTGGCCCTTCTTGGCGCGCGCGTCGGCCTTCGCCCGCTCGCGCTGCTCGAGCATCAGGCTGCGGAAGCCGTCCTGGTCGACCGAGAGCCCCGCCTCGCTCGCCATCTCCAGCGTGAGGTCGATGGGGAAGCCGTAGGTGTCGTGCAGCGCGAAGGCCTGCGGGCCCGACAGCAGGGTGCCGCCGCCGGACTTCACGTCGCGCGCGGCGAGGTCGAAGATCTGGGTGCCCGCCTGCAGGGTCTTGCGGAAGGCGTCCTCCTCCGCGAAGGCGACCTGCGCGATGCGGTCCCAGTCGCGGTGGAGCTCGGTGTAGGTCTCCCCCATCTTGTCGCGGCTCACCGGCATCAGCTCGGGCAGCGCGGGGTCCTCGTAGCCCAGCAGCCGGACCGAGCGCACGGCCCGGCGCAGCAGGCGGCGCAGCACGTAGCCGCGGCCCTCGTTGCCCGGCGTGACGCCGTCGCCGATCAGCATCATCGCGCTGCGCACGTGGTCGGCGACCACGCGGAAGCGGACGTCGTCCTCGTGGCCCTGCGCGCCGCCGGCGCCGTACCGCCGGCCGGTCAGCTCCATGGCGCGCTCGATGACGGGAAACATGACGTCGATCTCGTACATGTTCTCGACGCCCTGGGTCATGAACGCGACGCGCTCGAGGCCCATGCCGGTGTCGATGTTCTTCTTCGGCAGCGAGCCGGAGATGTCGAAGTCGGTCTTGCTCCGGACGGCGCTCAGCTCGTCCTGCATGAAGACGAGGTTCCAGAACTCGAGGTAGCGGTCCTCGGCCGAGAAGTCGCCGTCCGCGCCGTACGCCGAGCCTCGGTCGATGAGGATCTCCGAGCACGGGCCGCCGGGGCCGGGGACGCCCATCGACCAGTAGTTCTCCGCCTTGCCGAGCCGCGCGATCCGGTCGTCGGGCAGCCCGGTGATCTTCTTCCAGAGCTCGACGGCCTCCGGGTCGTCCTCGTAGACGCTCGGGTAGAGCTTGTCCTCGGGGAATCCCCAGCCGCCGTCCGCGACGGACTTCGTGACCAGGTCCCAGGCGAGCTCGATGGCCCGCTCCTTGAAGTAGTCGCCGAAGGAGAAGTTGCCGCACATCTCGAAGAACGTGCCGTGGCGCGTGGTCTTGCCGACGTCCTCGATGTCGGGCGTGCGCACGCACTTCTGGATGCTCGTGGCGCGGTCGTACGGCGGGGTCTCCTGGCCGAGGAAGTACGGCTTGAACGGCACCATGCCCGCGTTCACGAACAGCAGGTTCGGGTCGTCGAGGAGCAGCGAGGCCGAGGGGACCGGGGTGTGTCCGGCGCGCTCGAAGTGCGCGACGAACCTCCGGCGAATCTCCGCGGTGTCCATCAGGTGCTGCCTTCCTCGTTGTCGTGCCCAGTAGTGAGATCAGTGGTGAGATCGGTGGTGCCCGGCGCGACCGCCCGGTGGCGGCCGCTCCCGAGCTCGGGGCGTCCATGAGGCACGAGGCCGTAGCGCTCCCGCAAGTCGGTTTCCTTCTCGGCGCTGCCCTGGGCGACCTCGTCGCGGAAGAGGCGTACGCCGTGGGCGACGCCGCTCACCCGGTCCCGGAGCCCGTCCACGGTCAGCGCCTCGGCGGCGCGGCGTCCCCGCACCATCGCGTAGACCCCTGCACCGGCCCCGGCGACGAACCAGAGCCCGCGGCTCACGTCGCGGTCCCGGCGGGGACGTCGAGGTCGGCGCGCTGCCGGGCCTCCCAGTCGCGGCGGGCGACCTTGAGGTCGGAGCGGCGCTGCTTGCGTGCCCGCTTCACCTCGCGGCGCACCTCGAAGCGGATCCGGTTGCGGGCCTCGGGCGCCAGGGCCGTGCGGACGCCGTGCGCGAGCGACGCCGCCCGGACGACCGTCTCGCGGAGCACGAGGTCGGCGAAGAGCGCACCCTCGATCCGCGCCGGCGGCTCGTCAGCCGCGTGCCGCGGAAGACGCAGGTCCTGCCCGACGGCGGTGATCACGTAGTCGGTGTCGTCGGGAGCGGCCCGGCGCGGGGCGCGGGCGCCCTCGGCCACCCGGCGCTCCAGGTCGTCCATCTGGGCGCGCAGGGACGCGGTCTCGGCGTGCGCGCGCGCCAGCTCGCGGCTCGTGCGGGACCGGCCGACGACGAGCGCGACGACCAGCACGAGCGCCAGCAGTGCGAGCGCCCCGAGGACGGCGGGGACGATCCACTCCTGCATCACAGTCCCCGACCCTATCGCGGGTCTCGATACGGCCACTCCTCCGTCGTGGCCTACTCGACCAACGATCATTTCGTTGGTCGAGTAGCGAGCGCCAGCGAGCGTATCGAGACCTCAGCGCCCGTTTCGTTGGTCGAGTAGCGAGCGCCAGCGAGCGTATCGAGACCTCAGCGCCCGTTTCGTTGGTCGAGTAGCGAGCGCCAGCGAGCAATTCGTTGGTCGAGTAGCGAGCGCCAGCGAGCGTATCGAGACCTCAGCGCCCGCGGATCAGGCGTCGGACCCGCTCCCACCGCTCCTTGATCGCGGCCTCGGCGCCGAGGCTGGTCGGCTGGTAGTACGCCGCGTCGGCGACGACGTCGGGGGCGTACTGCTGCTCCGCGATGCCGTACGGCGCGTCGTGGCTGTACTGGTAGGTCGAGCCGTGACCGAGCTTCTTGGCGCCCGCGTAGTGCGCGTCGCGCAGGTGGGGCGGCACCGGCCCGATCTTGCCGGCGCGGACGTCGGCCTGCGCGAGCCCGATCGCCGTGGTGACGGCGTTCGACTTGGGAGCGACCGCCAGGGCGATGGTGGCGTGCGCCAGGTTGAGGCCGGCCTCGGGCATGCCGATCAGCTGGACGGCCTGGGCGGCGGCCATCGCCGTCGGCAGCGCGGTCGGGTCGGCGAGGCCGATGTCCTCGCTGGCCAGGATCACCAGCCGGCGGGCGATGAAGCGGGGGTCCTCCCCCGCCTCCATCATCCGGGCGAGGTAGTGCAGGGCCGCGTCGGCGTCGGAGCCGCGCACGGACTTGATGAAGGCGCTGGTGACGTCGTAGTGCTGGTCGCCCTGCCGGTCGTAGCGCACCGCGGCCTGGTCGACGGCGGTCTCCGCGGTGGCCAGGGTGATCCGCGGCCGCTCGTCGCCCGTGCTGGTGGACACGGCGGCGCCGGCCGCCGCCTCGAGGTAGGTCAGCGACCGGCGGGCGTCGCCGCCCGCGAGCCGGACCAGGTGGTCGAGGGCGTCGTCGTCGAGGTCCAGGCGCCCTCCGAGACCACGCTCGTCCGTGAGCGCCTGGTCCACGACGGCCCGGATGTCGTCGTCGTCCAGGGACGAGAGCTTGAGGAGCAGGCTGCGGGAGAGCAACGGGGAGATCACGGAGAAGAAGGGGTTCTCCGTCGTCGCGGCCACCAGCGTGACCCAGCGGTTCTCGACCCCGGGCAGGAGGGCGTCCTGCTGGGCCTTGCTGAAGCGGTGCACCTCGTCGACGAAGAGCACCGTCTCCCGGCCGCCGCCGACCAGCTCGGCCCGGGCACCGTCGATGGCGGCGCGGACCTCCTTGACCCCGGCCGAGACCGCCGAGACCTCGACGAAGCGGCGGTCGGTCTGCTGGCTGACGATCGAGGCGATCGTCGTCTTGCCGGTGCCGGGCGGGCCCCACAGGAGCAGCGACATCGACTGGTCGCCCTCGATCAGCCGCCGCAGCGGGGAGCCCGGGGCGCGCAGCTGCGCCTGGCCGACGAGCTCGTCCAGGGTGCGCGGCCGCATCCGCACCGCGAGCGGCGCCGAGGCGTGCGTGTTGGCGACGAGCGAGCCCGCGCCGGTCCGGTCACGGGCGGCACCGGGTGCGTCGAAGAGTCCCTCCACACCGGTCACCGTATGCGGTGGTGACCGGTGGGAGGGAGGCAGGCGTCAGGAACCGACGACCTGCTGCGTCTTGACGTCGAACCAGGTCTTCGCGAAGCCCGGGCCCAGGTCGACCGGGGTCGGGGTCTGGCCCGGCTCCGGGCTGCCCTGGCGGTCGACACCGAGGAGGCCGGCCGTCACCGGGGTCTGCGGGTGGGCACCCAGCTCGCCCGGGAAGTGGCACGCGACCTTGTGGCGCTTGCCGATCTGCAGCAGCGGCGGCTCGACCTTGGCGCAGATCTCCTGCGCCATCGAGCACCGGGTGCGGAAGCGGCAGCCCGAGGGCGGGTTGATCGGGCTCGGGACGTCGCCCTCGAGCCGGATCCGCTCGCGCCGACCGCCGATGGCGGCCTGCTTCACGTCGGGCACGGCCGAGAGCAGCGCCTGGGTGTACGGGTGGTGGGCGTGGCCGTAGATGGTCTCCCGGTCGGCGATCTCCACGATCTTGCCGAGGTACATCACCGCCACCTCGGGGCAGAAGTGCCGCACGATCGCCAGGTCGTGCGCGATGAAGAGGAAGGCCACGTCGAACTCGCGCTGGATGTCCTGGAGCAGGTTGATGACCTGCGCCTGGATCGAGACGTCGAGGGCCGAGACCGGCTCGTCCGCCACGAGGAGCTTCGGGTTCAGGGTCAGCGCGCGGGCGATGCCGATGCGCTGGCGCTGGCCGCCGGAGAACTCGTTGGGGTAGCGGTTGTAGTGCTCGGGGTTGAGCCCCACGACCTCGAGGATCTCCTGGACCCGGCCGAGGATCTTGTTCTTCGGCATCACCTTGTGGACCGCGAGCGGGGCACCGACGATCGAGCCGACGGTGTGGCGCGGGTTCAGCGAGGTGTAGGGGTCCTGGAAGATCATCTGCACGTTGCGGCGCAGCGGCTTCAGCTCGCGGTTCGACATCGCGGCCAGGTCGACCTGGTCGTGGCCGAAGCGCATCGACCCGCCGGTGGGCGTGTAGAGCCGCGTGATCAGGCGCCCGGTCGTGGACTTGCCGCAACCAGACTCACCCACGAGCCCGAGGGACCCGCCGGAAGGGACCTGGAAGGAGATGCCGTCGACCGCCTGGACGTGGCCGATGGTGCGGCGCACGACCCCGGACGACTTCACCGGGAAGTACATCTTGAGGTTCTCGACCTCGAGCACCGGCTCGGCGTCGGGGTTGAACTGGGCCGGCTTGTGGCCCTGCTCGGCGACGTCCGAGAAGGACAGCTTCGAGACGTCCTCGGCGGGGGTGCTGACGAGCTCGCCCTCGGGCTGGGCGGCGCTCTGGTCGGGCTTCACGTCGGACATCAGTTCGTCTCCTCGACCAGCTCGGGCGCGATCTCGGGGAGCACCTCGGCCTGGTAGATGGCATCGGCGTTCGCGAGGTGGCAGCGCTTGACGTGACCCGCACCGCGAGCGCCGGGCAGCAGCTCGGGCATCTCGGTGGAGCACAGCTGGCCGGGCACCTTGTCCACGTGGACGCACCGGGGGTGGAAGGCACACCCGCTGGGCGGGCTGAGCAGGCTCGGCGGGTTGCCGGGGATCGGGATCAGGCGCGCGTCGGTGTCGGCCGTGACGTCCGGGACGCTCGAGAGCAGACCCCACGTGTAGGGCATCTCCGGGTGCGTGAGGATCTCCTTGCCGGGGCCGTACTCGACCGCGCGGCCGGCGTACATGACCAGCACGTCGTCGGCCATCTCGGCGATGACGCCGAGGTCGTGCGTGATGATGATGACGGCGGAGTTGAACTCGCGCTGCAGGTCCTGGAGCAGGTCGAGGATCTGCGCCTGGACGGTCACGTCGAGGGCCGTGGTCGGCTCGTCGGCGATCAGCAGCGACGGGTCGTTGATCAGGCCCATCGCGATCATCGCGCGCTGGCGCATGCCGCCGGAGAACTGGTGCGGGAAGTCGTCCACGCGCCGGTCCGGCTGCGGGATCCCGACGCGGTCGAGCATCTCGATCGCCTTGCGGCGGGCGTCGCGCTTGCTGGCGCTCGGGTGGTGCACGACGTACGCCTCGGCGAGCTGCGCCCCGATCTTGTAGAACGGGTGCAGGGCCGCGAGGGCGTCCTGGAAGATCATCGCGACCTGGTTGCCGCGGAGCTTGCGCATCCGCTGCTCCGACAGGCCGACGACCTCCGTGCCACCGACGCGGATCGAGCCGGTGATCCGGGCGGACTTGGTGTCGTGCAGGCCGAGGACGGCCATGCTCGACACGGACTTGCCCGAGCCGGACTCCCCCACGATGCCGAGCGTCTTGCCCAGCTCGACGCTGTAGCTCAGGCCGCTCACGGCGGTCAGGTAGCCGTCCTCGGTCGGGAAGCGGACCGTGAGGTCCTCCACCTGGAGGTAGGGCGCACCCGTATCGGCACCGGCCGTCGTACGGGCGGTGCTGGTCTGCTCGGTCACGAAAGCCTCACCCTCGGATCAAGAACGCTGTAGACGACGTCGACCGCGATGTTGCTCAGGATCAGGACGACGGCACTGAAGAGTGCAGTCGCCGAGACTACCGGCAGGTCACGGGCGTAGACGGCGTTGAGGCTCCAGAAGCCGATGCCGTCGATCTCGAAGATCCGCTCCGTGAAGATGGTGCCGGCGAGCAGCGTGCCGAAGTCGATGCCGAAGATCGTCACGATCGGGACCAGCGCGGCGCGCAGGCCGTGCTTGTAGACGACCGTGCGGGGCGGGAGCCCCTTGGCCTTGGCGGTGCGGATGTAGTCCTCGCTCAACGCCTCGACCATGGCACCGCGGGCGTACCGGGTGTACTGCGTGCAGCCGAAGATCCCCAGGGCCACCCACGCGAGCAGGAGACCCGAGAACCACTTGGCCGGGTTGTCGGTGATCGGGAAGTATCCCGTGTCGCTGAACCCCGGTATCTCGAAGATCACCGTGAGGTACAGCCAGGTCAGGAGTGCGAACAGGTAGTACGGGATCGAGCTCAGGAACAGGAAGCTCGACACGAGGGCCTTGTCCGCGACGGACCCTCGTCTTCGGGCCGCGGCGACGCCGATGGGCACACCGAAGGCCAGGTAGAGGAACGCGCCGCCGATGGCCACGGAGAAGGTCGCGGGCAGCCGCTCCTTCATCTCACCCCAGACCGGGACCTTGGTCCGGTAGGAGTAGCCGAGGCAGGGGGCGGGGCAGTCGTACGTGGTCGGGAAGATCTCGACCTTGCGGCCGACGAAGATGCCCTTGGCGAACTTGCCGTACTCCTCGTAGACCGGGTTGTCGTACCCGAGGGACTTCTCGAAGCGCGCGAGCTTCACCGGACTGCAGCGGTTGTTGGTCTCGCGGTCGCAGATCGGCTGGGCGGGACTGGAGGGTCCGTACCAGAACAGCAGGAAGATCGCCATCGAGACGAGGGCGACGACCACGGCGCCGGCAATCAGGCGCTTGACCACATAGGCAAACATCGGGGGGCTTCTCTCCGGGTAGACACAGACCGCGGGCTGGCAGGTGGGGGCTCCCGGTTCGGAAGCCCCCACCCGACAGTGTGGAACGTGTGGAACTCGATCAGCTCACGAAGGAGTTGATCACTGCGTCACGTACAGGTCCTTGTAGTCAGGAGCGGCGATCTCGCCGTCACCGACTCCGTTGCCGATCTTGGACCCGAACACGAAGAGCTCGTTGCGGAACGCGGTGGGGATGATCGGGAAGTACTTGGTCGAGATCTCCTCGTCCAGGGCACCCCAAGCATCGGCCTGCTCCTCGAGCGGCTTCGCCGTGATGGCGTTCATCTCGTCGTCGATCGACTTCTCGGAGAAGAACGCGGTGTTGTACGCGGCACCCGTCTTGGTCAGCGGCGGGACCATGGTGAGGCCCGACGGCCAGTCGGAGCACCAGTTGACGCCACGCATGTTGAGCGTCTTGTTGAGCTTGTCGTCCGGGTTCAGCCAGATGTTGTACGGCGAGTCCTGCACCGGAACACCCTTGATGCTGAAGCCGGCCTCTTCCATGCCCTTGACCAGGACCTTCTGGCTGGCGACGGCGAGCGGGTCGGCCTCGTAGTAGATCATGGTGATCTTGAACTCGCCGGGCTCGTAGCCGGCCTCCTTCAGGAGCTCCTTCGACTTCTCCGGGTTGTAGGTGAACTGCTCACCGTCGACGAAGTAGTCGTGCTTGCCCGCCATGCCGGGAGGCATGATCGAGTTCGCGGGAACGCGCGTCACACCGGGGACCTCGCCACCGGCGAGCCACATGTCCTGGTAGGGGTACGCGTAGGCGATCGCCTTGCGGACGTTGATGTCCGTGATCTTGGTGTAGTCGGGCGACAGGAAGCTGGTGCACTGCGCCGACTGCTGGACGAGGCGGTCACCGAGCTCGGTGTTGGCCTTGTCGTAGTTGTTCGAGCCGAGCGAGGTCGACAGGGAGGTCTGCGACTCCGTGTTGTCGCTCAGCATGATCTGGTCGACCTTGGCCTGGTCCTGGTTGAACTTGAAGATCCACTTGTCGGCGTACTGGTGACGCGCCGGGTCGGTGTTCGGGTCCCACTGGTCGTTCTTGACCAGGACGAGCTCCTCGTTCGGGCGGAAGGACTCCACCTTGTAGGGGCCGTTCGACAGGATGTTCTGGCCGTAGTCCGGCGGGTTGCTGGCCTTGCCGAGGGGGGCCGGGCCCATGGCCATGAAGGCGCCCCAGTAGTCCATGTCCGGGAAGGGCTTGGCCATCTTGATGGTGATGTCGTTGCCGGAGACGGTGACGCCGTCCCACTTCTTGCCCTTGTCGGTGTACGGGCCCTTGTACTCGCCAGCCTGCGAGAAGTAGGTCTGGGAGTACTCGGTGCCGGGACCGGCCGGGAAGGTGTCGGAGTCCATGGAGCGCTGGATGCCCCAGGCGACCTCCTCCGCCGTGATCGGCTTGCCGTCCTGCCACTTGGCGTCGTCACGGATGGT
The Nocardioides luti genome window above contains:
- the ruvX gene encoding Holliday junction resolvase RuvX, encoding MRHGVRLGLDPGDARIGVARSDPSGFLATPVETVKRGRGDLARLVEILAEEEAVEVVMGLPRSLSGGEGPSAAKVRLFAAQLARRIAPVPVRLCDERLTTVSAEAMLRDRGRKGGKRRAVVDQAAAVVILQNALDTERATGAAPGEIVEETHD
- a CDS encoding DUF6167 family protein; the encoded protein is MSRGLWFVAGAGAGVYAMVRGRRAAEALTVDGLRDRVSGVAHGVRLFRDEVAQGSAEKETDLRERYGLVPHGRPELGSGRHRAVAPGTTDLTTDLTTGHDNEEGST
- the alaS gene encoding alanine--tRNA ligase; protein product: MDTAEIRRRFVAHFERAGHTPVPSASLLLDDPNLLFVNAGMVPFKPYFLGQETPPYDRATSIQKCVRTPDIEDVGKTTRHGTFFEMCGNFSFGDYFKERAIELAWDLVTKSVADGGWGFPEDKLYPSVYEDDPEAVELWKKITGLPDDRIARLGKAENYWSMGVPGPGGPCSEILIDRGSAYGADGDFSAEDRYLEFWNLVFMQDELSAVRSKTDFDISGSLPKKNIDTGMGLERVAFMTQGVENMYEIDVMFPVIERAMELTGRRYGAGGAQGHEDDVRFRVVADHVRSAMMLIGDGVTPGNEGRGYVLRRLLRRAVRSVRLLGYEDPALPELMPVSRDKMGETYTELHRDWDRIAQVAFAEEDAFRKTLQAGTQIFDLAARDVKSGGGTLLSGPQAFALHDTYGFPIDLTLEMASEAGLSVDQDGFRSLMLEQRERAKADARAKKGQHADTSVYRGILDAHGPTTWLAYETLETESSALALLSGGAPTPALTAGQVGELVLDRTPFYAESGGQVADAGTITFDGGSLEVLDVQRPVRGLVVHQVRVLDGEFVPGSPLHARVDPDWRTGARQAHSGTHVVHAALREVLGPTALQSGSYNRPGYLRLDFGWTSGLSPEQLHDLEQVSNQALRADLPVGWQYMTLSEAKDWGAIALFGETYDNTQVRVVEIGGPWSRELCGGTHVDHSSQIGTIVLTGESSVGSGNRRIEALTGVEGFAYLARERDVVAQLTGLLKTQPDDLVGRVGDLVEKLKSAEKEIEKVRVGQLLAAAGQLAAAAQDVNGVQVVAHRADGAGGGDVRTLALDVRGRLPAGQPGAVVVIGAVDGKVAVVAAVNDEARSRGISANGLVRAIGPLVGGKGGGKDDVAQGGGTDASRIDEALALVITEIARAAGA
- a CDS encoding ABC transporter ATP-binding protein, with product MYFPVKSSGVVRRTIGHVQAVDGISFQVPSGGSLGLVGESGCGKSTTGRLITRLYTPTGGSMRFGHDQVDLAAMSNRELKPLRRNVQMIFQDPYTSLNPRHTVGSIVGAPLAVHKVMPKNKILGRVQEILEVVGLNPEHYNRYPNEFSGGQRQRIGIARALTLNPKLLVADEPVSALDVSIQAQVINLLQDIQREFDVAFLFIAHDLAIVRHFCPEVAVMYLGKIVEIADRETIYGHAHHPYTQALLSAVPDVKQAAIGGRRERIRLEGDVPSPINPPSGCRFRTRCSMAQEICAKVEPPLLQIGKRHKVACHFPGELGAHPQTPVTAGLLGVDRQGSPEPGQTPTPVDLGPGFAKTWFDVKTQQVVGS
- a CDS encoding ABC transporter substrate-binding protein, whose amino-acid sequence is MRRTKPLAVVAGAALFALAACGGSGGDNSANPDKKFTEAPEVTKDATRQGPAAEVDGAAAGGTITVYLPGDPGPDSMDPTDGWSVTGNSIQQALTSRSLTQYARDPKTGEMVLVPDLATDLGTPNDDFTEWKFTIRDDAKWQDGKPITAEEVAWGIQRSMDSDTFPAGPGTEYSQTYFSQAGEYKGPYTDKGKKWDGVTVSGNDITIKMAKPFPDMDYWGAFMAMGPAPLGKASNPPDYGQNILSNGPYKVESFRPNEELVLVKNDQWDPNTDPARHQYADKWIFKFNQDQAKVDQIMLSDNTESQTSLSTSLGSNNYDKANTELGDRLVQQSAQCTSFLSPDYTKITDINVRKAIAYAYPYQDMWLAGGEVPGVTRVPANSIMPPGMAGKHDYFVDGEQFTYNPEKSKELLKEAGYEPGEFKITMIYYEADPLAVASQKVLVKGMEEAGFSIKGVPVQDSPYNIWLNPDDKLNKTLNMRGVNWCSDWPSGLTMVPPLTKTGAAYNTAFFSEKSIDDEMNAITAKPLEEQADAWGALDEEISTKYFPIIPTAFRNELFVFGSKIGNGVGDGEIAAPDYKDLYVTQ
- a CDS encoding oligopeptide/dipeptide ABC transporter ATP-binding protein; its protein translation is MTEQTSTARTTAGADTGAPYLQVEDLTVRFPTEDGYLTAVSGLSYSVELGKTLGIVGESGSGKSVSSMAVLGLHDTKSARITGSIRVGGTEVVGLSEQRMRKLRGNQVAMIFQDALAALHPFYKIGAQLAEAYVVHHPSASKRDARRKAIEMLDRVGIPQPDRRVDDFPHQFSGGMRQRAMIAMGLINDPSLLIADEPTTALDVTVQAQILDLLQDLQREFNSAVIIITHDLGVIAEMADDVLVMYAGRAVEYGPGKEILTHPEMPYTWGLLSSVPDVTADTDARLIPIPGNPPSLLSPPSGCAFHPRCVHVDKVPGQLCSTEMPELLPGARGAGHVKRCHLANADAIYQAEVLPEIAPELVEETN
- a CDS encoding ABC transporter permease, whose translation is MFAYVVKRLIAGAVVVALVSMAIFLLFWYGPSSPAQPICDRETNNRCSPVKLARFEKSLGYDNPVYEEYGKFAKGIFVGRKVEIFPTTYDCPAPCLGYSYRTKVPVWGEMKERLPATFSVAIGGAFLYLAFGVPIGVAAARRRGSVADKALVSSFLFLSSIPYYLFALLTWLYLTVIFEIPGFSDTGYFPITDNPAKWFSGLLLAWVALGIFGCTQYTRYARGAMVEALSEDYIRTAKAKGLPPRTVVYKHGLRAALVPIVTIFGIDFGTLLAGTIFTERIFEIDGIGFWSLNAVYARDLPVVSATALFSAVVLILSNIAVDVVYSVLDPRVRLS
- a CDS encoding AAA family ATPase, translating into MEGLFDAPGAARDRTGAGSLVANTHASAPLAVRMRPRTLDELVGQAQLRAPGSPLRRLIEGDQSMSLLLWGPPGTGKTTIASIVSQQTDRRFVEVSAVSAGVKEVRAAIDGARAELVGGGRETVLFVDEVHRFSKAQQDALLPGVENRWVTLVAATTENPFFSVISPLLSRSLLLKLSSLDDDDIRAVVDQALTDERGLGGRLDLDDDALDHLVRLAGGDARRSLTYLEAAAGAAVSTSTGDERPRITLATAETAVDQAAVRYDRQGDQHYDVTSAFIKSVRGSDADAALHYLARMMEAGEDPRFIARRLVILASEDIGLADPTALPTAMAAAQAVQLIGMPEAGLNLAHATIALAVAPKSNAVTTAIGLAQADVRAGKIGPVPPHLRDAHYAGAKKLGHGSTYQYSHDAPYGIAEQQYAPDVVADAAYYQPTSLGAEAAIKERWERVRRLIRGR